Genomic DNA from Fimbriimonas ginsengisoli Gsoil 348:
GTGCCGACCGGGACTTTGACGATGATGTTTTTGGAGTCTTTACCACGCTTGTTGCCCAAGCCGTGGCCGCCATCCTTCGCCTCGAAGCGTTGCTGGAGGCGCAGGTCGTACAGGGTGCGGCGGTTCCGGTCGGCGAGAAGAATGACGTCGCCGCCACGCCCGCCATCCGCACCATTGGGTCCGCCTCGGGGAACGTGCTTTTCGCGGTGGAAGCTAACCGCCCCCGATCCGCCGCGTCCTGAGACGAACTCGACTACGGCTTCATCGAGAAACATAGACGGTAGTGTACTTGCTTGGCTGGCCTTGATATTCGGCGGCCCACGTCGTCAAGGCTGTGACGGCGGGTTTCGCAATACCTTCGGAACCGGGGCGCGGCACGCGTAGGTGCCGGCTACAAGGCTCCGCCGTAGGGAGGCCGCTCTGGAGAGCGGCGGTCCGCCGCTTCGCCGCCGAGGGGTTAAGCAGGTGTTAAAATTACCGGGAAAGAAGATGCACTTTTGTGCAATTATTGACTGATTCATTCGTCACACGGACGTGCGTGTTTACGAGGTTCTAGACTTGGGGTGATGTTTTTTCATGTTTGTGGTTTGCTGCTTTCGATGACTTCGGCAGCGGGGATGCAGACCAATTCTGGGTTCGGCGTTCCGCGAGTCGCGCGGTTCTACGGGGGCGCGTTGGGGGCGGTGTCGTTGCAGTTCGACGACAGCATGATCAGCCAATTGCAGAACGCGGTGCCGCTGCTGAACGCTCGTAATTTGCGGGCCACGTTCTTCATCAATCCCGCGCGACCGCAGCATCAGGCGCATGTTCGCGAGTGGGAAGTCGACGTCCCAAATGCAGGGCACGAGCTGGCGAACCATACGCTCTCCCATAACGGAGCGAAGAGCCTCGAGGAAGTTGAGAAGGAAATCGCCAAATGCTCGGACGTGCTCCGGCGGGTTTACGGCTCGCGTCCGCGGCTGATGACCTTCGGCCAACCGGGTGGCGTGCCCTGGGATTTCGCGCCGGCCGATCTTCGTCCGATCTTTAAGAAGCAGTTGCTGGTGCCGGCAGTCAACCGGACGTTCTTCGACGAGACGAAGCTTGACCCGGTGACCTTGGCTCAGCAGGCGATCGACCGGCGGAGCTGGGTTCAGATTGGGATGCACGGCACCGGAGGCGAATGGCTCAGCACGAGCGTGCCCACGCTCACTCGTTTGCTCGACTTCCTGGCCGATCGTCGATCGACTCTTTGGACCGCTCCGACGATCGAGGTTTACAAGTACTCCGTCGAGCGCGACGCCGCCGCTCCTTCGCTGCTCACCAATGTCACGTTCCGAGGATTTGACGTAAAGGTCGATTGCGATACGGTTCACGTCGAGAAGTTCGGCCACCCGTTTACGCAGTTGTACGACCAGCCTCTCACTATGGAAGTGGAGGTACCGAATACTTGGCGCAGATTCACCGTTAAGCAAGCAGGGCAAACGAAGGACCTGGCCACCGTTGATTTCGGGGCGCAACATCTCGCTCGATTCGACATTCTGCCGAACACGGGTTCGGCGCATGTCGAACGAGCTCAATAAAGGAAATCTGGATATCTCAGTCGCGTCGATAGATGGCGTCGAATCGGGTGGTCCAGACACCTTTGATTTTGGCTTCGATCACTTGGTGGACTCTTCCTCCCGGCATCCGCGTGAGGGTTGTTCGGTCTTCGATCGTTCGTCCGGCGGGTAGGAATACTTTGCCGGCGAACCGAACTCCGTTTGGCGCCGGCTCGGAGAGCTTCTCTTTGTACACGCCGACGGGGGTGATCCAGACCTGTTTCCACCGCTTCTGCGCCGGCAGGTAGTAGAACTGGCTCTTGCCGACGTCGCCGTTCTCGAGCCCCTTCCATTCTTCGGTGCAGGCATATCCACCGAGCTCCGAAGTGACCACGTCGGCGCCGGCTAATTTTCCGTCCACGTAGACGTTCCATTTGCCCATCCAGAAATCGAGGGTGTGGTCAGGTGCGGGGAAGGTTAGATGAAGAAACCAAAACACGATGGGGTCATTTACCAATCGCGGAGGCGGGCGGAGAGTAGGACAATTCGAGCTTTACGGGTGGTCAGCGGATTTGGTGGCGCTGGAGTGCAGGGGACCGGACATCCCTCACCCCGGCCCTCTCCTTTCATCGGCACATGCATCCGAGGAAAGGAGAGGGGGTCGGCTTTCCTCATAAATCAAACATCAATCATCACTCCCGGACTCCCTCACCCCCAACACCCACTCCCTCGTTCGGCCCAATCCATCCGAAGGAGGGAGAGGGGGCTCCGGAGCTTCTATGATCCTACGATGGCGAAGCCTCCGGAATTTAGGAACGGCTTGGCGCCTTCGAGGTTTAGGCCGACGTTGATCGTCAGCAGTTCGAGCTTGATGGGTGGCAGGGCGATCGGATCTTTTGAGTTGTTGAAGTAGAAGGTTTGGGTTTTTTTCCCATCCGGAAGGGTGAAAATCAGGAGGCCAGGGGCGGGGTCGGCTCTTACGATCTTAGGGTTGCCGGTTACCAGGCTGGAGTTTTGAGATCGGCCGTAAAGCATCGGCCCAAGGTAGTCGTTCATCGCGAGGATCCAGCTCTCGTAGGCGCCGGGGCCGGGGAAGTATCGGGTTTGTACGATGTCGTCGGCGGTGAAGCACGGTTTTCCAGGCCATGACAGAACGAGCATTTCGGCCTGCACGGCCCGGCGAGTGACCGCGCCGGTGGCGCTACGTAGGTCGGCGGTCTTCGGATTCGAGAGGAAGTGAATTGTCTCATGCAGCCCCTTCGTTTTGCTCAGCCACTCCCGGGGGGAGATCTTTCCATTCACGAAGTCGATGGCAGCGTTTCGCCAGCGTAAGTTAGCCGGAGTGTCGATCAGTTTCGCGGAAATGAACTTAACCTTTCCCTTCGCGGCGGCGGTTGCGCGGGGGCCTGGCTTGGGCTCGACGCAATAGGTGTCGAATCCATCGCTGTCGATTAGCGGTTCAAAAAACTTCGACTCGGCCTCGGCGGCGGGGCACCGATAGATGGAGGGAGTTCGGGGGGTGTCTTCCAGAGCCCCGACGGCAACGAGGAGTAAGGCGAGCATGGCCAAATGCTACCTTTCGGCACCATTCTCAGCTCGACACAAGTGCCATGATGGATTTCTATGGACGGGTATCCGCTTGTCACCGGACCAATGGGATCGTTAGCCGCTCCGCAGCAGGGAAGGAGCATGCGCGCCACTTCGACCTTCCGCGAAGGTCCCGACGGTCTCTACGACCCGACCGCGCCACCCAAGAGCGACTTGGAAGAGAAGAGCAATCGCGATAACTTCCGCGTTCCCGCGGGACAAACCCATGTGCTGATGGATGTGGAGGGGCCGGGAGTGATCACCCACATGTGGATCACTTTCCTCGGTCCAGAAGCTCACCCGTGGGCGAAGGACGGCTCGGCGAACCACCAGGAAATGCTGCTCCGGATCTATTGGGACGGCTCGGATCGTCCCGGAGTCGAGGCCCCGGTGGGCGATTTCTTCGGCGGCTGCTTCGGGAAGCGGAGCGAGGTGATCAGCACCGCGGTCATCACCGAAGGTGGCGATTCGTACAACTGCTTCTGGCACATGCCGTTCCAGAAATCGGCCCGGGTGGAGATCGTCAACCAAAGCGAAAAGCCGATCTCGTTGCTGTACTACAACATCGACTGGATCAAGCGAGATTCGCTGCCGGCCGACACGCCGTATTTCTACGCTCAGTACACCCAGGCTTACCCGCTCGAAACCGGGAAGCCGTACACATTGTTGGAGACGACGGGGAAGGGGCACTATGTGGGGACTGTCTTTTCAGTCCGGACCCGTTCGCCTTATTGGTTCGGCGAGGGGGACGAAATGGTGACGATCGATGGGGAAGCGATCCCATCGGTGTGGGGGACGGGAACGGAGGACTACTTCCTCTGCGCGTGGGGGCTCGAACGGGTGCTCACTCCGTACTTCGGCGTTCCTTATTTCGATCAATGGGGAATCGTGGGCGGGCACACGAGCGCTTACCGCTGGCATGTCAACGATCCGTTCGTTTTCCAAGAGTCGATCAAGGTCCAGTTCGAGACGTTCGGCTGGATCGCTCCCGACGAAAATCCGGAGTACCGGGCAATGAGTTGGAATCCGCGCGAGGACGATTACGCGAGCGTCGCATTTTGGTATCAGACGGGAACGCCCACGTTTGCCGCGCGAGCGCCTTACGATCGCAAGTTACCAAGCATCGAGCGGAGCGTGGTCTTGGCCTACGAGCTGGATTACGGCCAGAAGAACACGCTGGACACCGACGAACTGCCGCGTCTGGAGTACGACGGGCGGCGCGAGCGTAAGATTACGGAAAAGGAGGTGCAGCGGTATCCGGAGCACTTCGATTTTCCGGTGCTTTACGTTCCGGGCAACGGTTTGGGGGCGGATGCGCTGGAGGTTCCGTTCACCGTTTCCGAGAAGGAGCCCTTGCGGTTGCTGATCAATATGGGGCAGGGGCCGGACCTTGGGATCTACGAAGTGTCGGTCGACGGCGTGAAGCTCGGCGGTCCGATGGACTTCTACGCGCCCAAGGTGGAGTCGCGCGAATATCACTTCCTCGACTTCTGGCCCGATCCGGGCACATATGTGCTGCGTCTGGACTGCGTGGGGAAGAACCACTTATCGAGCGGGTATGGGCTCATTATCGAGTCCGTGCGTTTACGCGAGCGACGTCCGCGGGTGAAGGAGATGGCCCACGATCGAGACAAGGATTGGCGGACGACGCCGATCTATTACGAGGGGACGTAGAGCCCCGGCGATTGGCGGGGCTCTACGCTAGAGTTTTCGGTTTCGTTACTTTGGGCGGCCGTTATCCGGCGGTCATGCCTCGGATGCGTTCGACCAGGTTCGAACGCTCTTCTTCCGAGAGGCGGGGGTCTTTCAGGCGCTCCAAGAGGGACGAGAGCTTCTCTTCGGCGGGCGGCTGGGGAGCCTCGTTGAATTGAATCGTCGGCCACTCTTGGCGGCCGGGAGCCGGCGGAGCGGGAGGGGTGGGGGGTGGTTCGGGCGCTTGTTCTCGCTCCGGAGGGGTAGGGGTGCGCAGGTGCTCGCGGAGGAGCTGGCCCAGATCCTCCTGCCCCAAGAATGGAGCGAGCTGGGTGAGCATCCCCATGTCGATACGGGTGCCTCCCTCTACTTGCTGGCGGACCAGCGAGGCGAGGTCTTCGCGGCTGATGAAGGGAGCTAGCCGGACGAAAGCGGCGTGGTCACCCTCGCCGTCCCTCATCCTTCTCCTTGTCCCTGCCTCATCTTTCCGTAGATAAGAGCTGAGCATCCGAGCCTCGACGCCGATCTCCCCGTACTCGGCGGTTTCGGAGAGATAGCTAAACATATCGCGGGGGACGACGCCGGACTCGGTAAACCGGGCCAGAACGGCGTTGTATCGCTGGGCGACGCGGCCGGCACCTCCTTGGAGCGATCCGGTGAGGCTGGCGTGTTCGCAAAGGTCGGCGATTTCTCGCAGTAGCGAGCGGGTCGCATCGATGTCGTTATAAGAGTTCTCGTTCATTTTCTTCCTCTAG
This window encodes:
- a CDS encoding polysaccharide deacetylase family protein produces the protein MFFHVCGLLLSMTSAAGMQTNSGFGVPRVARFYGGALGAVSLQFDDSMISQLQNAVPLLNARNLRATFFINPARPQHQAHVREWEVDVPNAGHELANHTLSHNGAKSLEEVEKEIAKCSDVLRRVYGSRPRLMTFGQPGGVPWDFAPADLRPIFKKQLLVPAVNRTFFDETKLDPVTLAQQAIDRRSWVQIGMHGTGGEWLSTSVPTLTRLLDFLADRRSTLWTAPTIEVYKYSVERDAAAPSLLTNVTFRGFDVKVDCDTVHVEKFGHPFTQLYDQPLTMEVEVPNTWRRFTVKQAGQTKDLATVDFGAQHLARFDILPNTGSAHVERAQ
- a CDS encoding glycoside hydrolase family 172 protein, with product MDGYPLVTGPMGSLAAPQQGRSMRATSTFREGPDGLYDPTAPPKSDLEEKSNRDNFRVPAGQTHVLMDVEGPGVITHMWITFLGPEAHPWAKDGSANHQEMLLRIYWDGSDRPGVEAPVGDFFGGCFGKRSEVISTAVITEGGDSYNCFWHMPFQKSARVEIVNQSEKPISLLYYNIDWIKRDSLPADTPYFYAQYTQAYPLETGKPYTLLETTGKGHYVGTVFSVRTRSPYWFGEGDEMVTIDGEAIPSVWGTGTEDYFLCAWGLERVLTPYFGVPYFDQWGIVGGHTSAYRWHVNDPFVFQESIKVQFETFGWIAPDENPEYRAMSWNPREDDYASVAFWYQTGTPTFAARAPYDRKLPSIERSVVLAYELDYGQKNTLDTDELPRLEYDGRRERKITEKEVQRYPEHFDFPVLYVPGNGLGADALEVPFTVSEKEPLRLLINMGQGPDLGIYEVSVDGVKLGGPMDFYAPKVESREYHFLDFWPDPGTYVLRLDCVGKNHLSSGYGLIIESVRLRERRPRVKEMAHDRDKDWRTTPIYYEGT